The genomic region ATTGCGAAATTTTAGCAATTAGGTCACTCCCGTTTTCTGAACTTTTAGAGATTTTCAAAATCGGATAGAATTTTTCAAAAAGGAGTTTCCAAGTTTTGGAAATTTAAAAATTTAAATCAGAAATTGAAAAAGCATTAGAGTTTGGAACAGAACGAACTCTTTACAAACCACTCGGAAATTTTTTAGAGAGTTTTCTAGGAGAAAATATCTCAACTTTTGCAGAAGAATCAAGCAAAAATCACTCAAAAAAAGTTGGATTTCCAGATATGACAATTCGTCAAAACGATTTCACAATTGGATATATCGAACTGAAATTACCGAACGATAGTTTGGAAAACAAAAATCACAAAAAGCAATTTGACAAATACAAAGATTCACTTGAAAACATAATTTTTACAAATTTGAGAAACTGGCAACTATTTCAGTGGGACGGAAACAGCAAATCGAAAAAAGTGAAAGAGATAGTTTTTAATTTAGAAAATCCAAATTTAGAGAAGTTCAAGAAGTTTCTAAATCTGTTTTTAAGTTATCGGGTGAAAAGTTCGACCTCATCGGTAGAGTTGGCAGTGAATTTGGCAAAAAGAACAAAGATACTTTCAGAAATAATTGAGTCGCTGTTGGAAAATGAAAATGTGCAAATGACAAATTTGAAAGAGAATTTTAGAAAATCTTTACTCCACGAAATAGGAGATAAGAGTTTTGCAAATCTGATAGCTGAAACATTCACATATTCACTTTTTATAGCATCAATTGTTCATTTACAAAAAGGTGAAAAAGAGAAATTGAGTATCACGACGGCACTCGATTATATTCCAAAAACAATTCCAATTCTCTACGACCTTTACGATTTATCTAAAAATTTGAGTCGGCAATTTTCAAATGTGAAAAGTTCAGTTGAGTTGATTTTGAAAGAGTTGAATTTAGCAGATTTAGGAAAAATCGTAGCTTCATTTGAGAAAAGTGGAGACCCAATTTTGAATTTTTACGAGCCATTCCTACAAACTTACGACCCACATACAAAAAAGGATAGAGGAGTTTTCTACACTCCGAAAGCTGTTGTTGATTTTTTGGTTCGGGAGACAAATACAATTTTGAAAACTGAACTGAATTTAGAGAATGGATTTTTAGAGAGAAATGTGAAAGTGCTTGATCCTGCGACTGGAACAGGAACTTTTTTGAGTTCGTTAATTAGTTTAGTGCAATCAGAAGTTGATGAAAATTTTCAAATGATTGGAATTGAGAAAGATAAATTTGCCGATGAGGTGCATGAACACATTTTGAAAAATTTCTACGGATTTGAATTCATGGTTGCTCCTTACACGGTTGCACATTTGAAATTGTGGTTACAACTCAAATCTCACGGCTTAGACTTAGAAGAAAACGAACGATTTCAAATCTATCTTGCAAACACACTTGACGACCCAAACCGAGAGCCATTGGACAAAATATTTTTTGAAATTGCACAAGAGAGTGAAAAAGCAAAAGCAATTAAAAATGACAAAAACATAATTGCAATAATTGGAAATCCACCATACAGCGGAACTTCTCAAAATCCGAGCAAAATTACAAACAAAACTGAAAAATCTTACCAATTTGGAAAAACAAAAAATCTCACTTGGATTGGAAGCCAAATCGAAAATTACAAATGGAATGGCGACAAAAAGTTAGATGAGAAAAATCCGAAATGGCTTCAAGATGATTATGTGAAATTTATCCGTTTTGCTCAATATCAAATCGATAGCAAAGAGAAAGGTGTCATTTCCTACATTGTGCCACACGGCTTTCTTGACAATCCAACTTTTCGATACATGAGAAAATCGCTACTTGACTCATTTTCCAAAATTTTCATCGTAAATCTTCACGGAAATTCTACAAAAAAGGAGACGACTCCAAACGGAGGAAAAGATGAAAATGTTTTTGACATCAAACAGGGAGTTTCACTTCTGTTTTTGGTGAAGACCTCATCGGCAAAAGATACAAAAATCTATTACGGAGATTTATGGGGACTTAGAAAAGAGAAATTTCAGAATTTAGAAAATGGAAACTTAGAAAATATTTGCAAAACGGAACTTTTCCCAAAAAGCGACATGTTCTATTTTATTCCACGAGATACAACTTTGGAAACTGAATATTTGGAATTTTGGAGTTTGAAAGATATTTTTGATGTTAAAAATACGGGAATTATTTCAAAAAGAGATAAAATAGTTTATCAAGATAGCAAAGAAAAGTTACTTAATATTTTAAATGATTTTCACAAATTAGATGAAAATATTATTAGAAATAAATATAACCTTACTCCTGATAGTCGAGATTGGAAAGTATCTTTTGCTAAAAATGCAATTGCAAAATTTGGAATTAAAGAAGGTTTTATTATCAAAGGATATTACAGACCTTTCGATACAAAATGGACATATTATGTTGAAAAATCAAAAGGTTTTATGGCTTATCCAACATATGATGTTATGAAACATATGTTGAAAGAGAATATCGCTCTTTTAGTTGGTCGTGCTGGAAATGTTACGGGTTCTGATACTTGGGATATTGTTTTTATTGCTGATTCAATAGTTGATTTAAATATGTTTCGTCGAGGTGGTGAAGTTGTTTTCCCACTTTACAAATATTCTGATGATGAAAATTCTCTTTTTGAAACAAAAAGCCCAAATTTCACAAATGATTTTTTGGAATTCCGAAAAAAAGAACTCTCAAAATGGAGTGATGAAGAGATTTTTTACTACATTTACGGTTTGCTTTTTTCTCCAAACTATCGTGAAAAATATCGTGAGTTTTTGCAAACTGATTTTCCAAGAATTGATTTCAGTCGTAATATTTCAAAAATCTCAAAAATTGGAAAAGAGTTGGCTGATTTGCATCTTTTAAAACATAAGATTTTTTCGACTCCGAAAAATTGGAAACTGAAAAAAGTTGGAACTGATTTTGAATTGAATTTGCCAAAAAAAGCTGAAATATTTTTGAATGGAAAAATCTATTTCAACTCTTCAACATATTTGAGTGGAATAGCCGATGAGGTCTGGAACTTCCACATTGGGGGCTATCAAGTTTTGTATAAATGGTTGGCTGACCGAAACGGAAAAACTCTTTCAACTGATGATTTGCTCCACTACATCAAAATTGTTGTTTCACTTCAAGAAACCGTAAAATTGATGAAAAAACTGTAATTCTCAAGTCCTGAACTTGTTTCAGGACAAACTCAAAACAAATTAATTGTCAAAAAAGTTCTCTATATCATCTTCCAAATTTTTCAGCATTTCAGCAAGAACTTCATTTTGTTTATCTTCTGACTTTTCTTCAAATCCTTCGGTTTTTTCATTCACAAATGAAGCATGTTTAAAATAGTCATCTTCTAAATTACAGCTGATTTTTGCCTCTTGTTCTAACTCCAATGTCGTTTTTACTATGAATTTTCCCATGCTTTCCTCTCAAATTTAAAGTCAAATAGTTCAGATAATCTTGTTATAAGTTGTAGTTGATATTTAATATGTATATTAACTTTAATTCGTTTGACTATTTTAGCATTATTTTGAGTTTCAAAAATTTCTACATTTTTTTGTGCTAAAGCTATTTCTTGATTTAGCTTTTCTTTAATTTCTTCCTCTAATTTTTGAGAAATAAATTCAAATAGGTTTTCAATATTTTTTGTTGTCTTGTTAGTTTTAATTAAAATATAATCATATTTTGATGTTACTGTATGAAGATTTTGGATTTTACCAGAAGATAAAAATGTTTTAACATCTTGAGAAGACGGAGGAGTTCCAGCAGGATGATTATGCACAATTGTGTAATTATCTTTTGTTAATTCAGATATTTTAATTGGTAATTCACATTCTAAATCTTCGTTACTAGTTGTATTTTATATTATTTATATTTTTTTCATAAAGTGAATTTGATTTATTAATCCTATCTTGAAGTATATTTATCGTTTCACTAGATATTTCTTCTGAAAAATCTAAGTTTTTTGCTTCCAAACCTATCATTGAAAAACTCCAACTCCCGTTTTGGGAATTGAAATTATATTTAACTTCTTAAATTATGATTATTATTTAACATTTAATTACTTCACTCGAAAGACAAACAAAAAGATAAAATTTTAAAAAATTTTAAAAGGTGATTTTTTGGAAAACAAAGAAGAGAATTTAGTTAAAAAAACTTGCCGAGAATTGGGAATCACTCAAAAGGAGTTAGCTGAAAAAATTGGAGTAAATCCAAAAACAATTTCAAATTGGCAAACAAAAAAAATGGAAAAATATGCAGAAGTTTTATTATCTGCTTTAATAAATGAAGACAAATATTTTAAAGCAATGGAACTATTTACTTTAAAAACTTGATTTTATGGAATTAATTACTATATAATCTCTTTTGTTAAAAGAGAACGACCGTTCAAAATCATCTCTTTTAAAATCTAAATACGGAATATTTATGAATGAAATTATAACCAAGAACTTTCAAGATAATAATTTTAGAATTTTTATTATCAAAAATAAAGAATTTTTCTTTGCAAAAGATACCTCTTCTTTATTAGGTTACACAAATCCACAAAAAGCTATTCGAGATCATTGTAAAAAAGTTATTTCTTTCAAAGATGTTTTCAACATGAACGAATCGTTCACCTTGGATTTATCCCGAGAACTAGGGAATAACTGGAAACAAACAAAACTGATTCCTGAATCTGATGTTTGGCGATTGATTATTAAATCACGACTTCCAGAAGCTGAAAAAATTGAAGAGTGGATTATGGAAGAAGTTCTTCCACAAATTCGTAAAACTGGTTCATACTCTTTGAGTTCTGACACTTCCCAAGAAATTTCTTTAAAAGAGAAATTAGAACTTGAGTTTGTGGGTGTGAAAAATACGATTGAGATTCTACGAGTAAATCAGGCTTCTAAAATTGGAATGATTGAAGTCGTGCATAAAAAGTACGATTTGGAAACTTCATATTTGCCAAAATATTCTGACGAAGAACACACATATTCGGCAAAAGCACTTTTGGAAAAATTCGGAGTGAAAATTTCAGTTCAGCAATTCAACAAAAAAATGATTTCCGCAGGTTTTTTGGAAACAAAAACTCGAAAATCTTCAAAATACAAAACTGAAAAAGATGAAAACGGAAAAGAGGTGAAAATTCCAATTTTGAAAGAATTTAAATCTTTGACGGAAAAAGGTTTGGAATTTGGCAAAAATCTGATTTCGCCAAAAAACCAACTCGAAACTCAACCACACTATTTTGAAAGCAAATTTTCTGAACTTTTAGAGATTTTAAAAATCGGATAGAATTTTTCAAAAAGGAGGTTCCAAAATTTGGGACTTACCTATTTGGAGATAAAGCAATTTTAATTGTCGGATCTCTCCGACACGATGTTTAAAATTTTTCACGATCAGGTTTTACCATTTTTGGCGGAATTGCATTCATAAATCTCCAGAGTTGATACCAAATTGGAACAGTTGAGAGTCGCACCCAAACAGTTGCTTGACTACCAACCCGTAAATCAGAACCATCGGGCCAAGGATCATTTGGGTCTTCTGTAACATAGGCATAATAGAATCCTTGATCATGTGAGATATGTTCAACTCGTTTTACAAAACCTCCGAAAGAACCAAATTGAATTTTTGGCCAACCACTAACTTGTAATGCAGGCCAACCAAAAAACATAATACGAACAGGCAGACCCTCTTTTACAAGAGGCATATTAAAATCTGAAACTTGTAAAAGGATAGATTTTTCTGTTACAATTGGTGCAAAGTGAAGAACATCTTCACCCTTTTTTATATATCGATCTTTATCATTTTTAAAGAGCCGAACAACAAAACCATCTTTTTCCGCAACAACTTCGGATCGCTTGTATCTTTCAATAGTGATGAGGTGTTTTTCCAATTGTGCATTTAAATTTTTCTCTCTGCTTTCAACTGTAACAATTTTATTTTTTAGTCCAAGAATTTTACTCTCAATTTCACTTAAAAATTTCTGTTGTTCATTTTGAAGAATCTGGGAATTTTTGTTTGTAATTTCAATTTCAATTCGGATATTCTCTTTTTCACTTTCAGCTTTTACAAAACTATTTTCGCTCTTTTCAAATTCTCGTTTTGACTCAATTCCATCTTTGTAGAGTTTTTCGATTCTCTCAAAATTACTTTTTTCAATTTGGTAGTTTTTGTCAATTGATTTTTGCTTGAATTTTAGACTCTCAACTTTTTCACTATTTTGAGAAATTTTTTGAGCAAAAACATCAAGACCTTTTTCCAAAATATTTTTTGTTTCAGAAATCTCATTTTCAAGATTTTTAGTCTCAATTTTTGTATTTGCTATCTGTATTTCTAAATCTCTTTTGACACTTTCTAATTTAAAAAGATAATTCTTATCCAAATCAAGCATTTTAAAAAGAGGTTCGCCACTTTTTACAAACTGATTCTCTTTGACATAAAATTTCTCAATAAATCCATCAACTGGAGCTAAAACAGGATGATGTCGCTCTGTCGGATCAAGTGCTGTAACAAAACCTTTCCCTTTTACAGTCTGTTCCCAAGGTAAAAAAACCATCGCAAGAAGAATTAAAATTATAGATATTGTGATTAACCAAATTTTCCGAACAATCTTATTTAAACCAACTTTTTCTAAAGTTTTAAATTCGTAATCTTTAACCATTTTGCTTCTCACTTAAAGAGATTGAGAGTTTATTAACTTTGTAGAGTCCTTCGATAATGTCATAAATATAGTCTATCTGTTTTACAAAACCTTTAAGAGCATTTGTAATTGAGACAACAATAATTTCAGATGCGACAAATTCACCGAGTGGTAAAATCCCATTTACTACCATATAACCTCCTGCAATCAAGAAAATACTGAAAATAATTCCTTCCGCCATAAAAGTTAGTGTCAATTGTCTGATTACAATTCTAAAAAGATCTGCTCTTGTTTCAACAAAGCGATCCAAATAGCCATCAAACCTCTCTAATATTTCTGACGGTTTTCCCTCTTTGTATGGAATGTGTTGCAAAAAATAGATAGATGAGTGCTTTGCATCTGAACGAGCAATTGCTAAATTTGCACCATTTTTTCCAAGAAATATAATTAGGGCAAAAAAGAGCAGGAAAAATATAAATCCAATGCTAAAAAGATAGGGATTAAAAGCTAGAAGAAGAAGCAGACTCACAAAAACTTTTATAACAAGCCCAGTTCCATCAAGAAGTAAAACGGGAAAAACTTTTTGAATTGATGTTATGTCAAAAAAGTAATTCATCAACTTGTCCATCGACTGCTTTGTTTCAAGCGAGGCTTTCTGTTGCATTTTTACTGCCATTCTTGAAATTTTTATTGCAGATGTAACAAAGATTTTCTGCTGGAATTTTTCAATTATATACTCTTTAATTATCTGTAAAGCCGTAATAAGTAAAAAAATTGTGATAACAATAACACCAAGAACAAAAATTGAAACAGAACTGTGTGCTAAAACCGTGTTAATAATAAATACAGATGCAAGTGGAATTGTTAAAACAAGAACTGCCTCAATTGCTGAATAGTAGAGTAAATAAAATATGTTTTGCTTATCATCTTTTACTATTTCTAGTATATTTTGAAAGAATGTTTTTTTAGTATTCAATAGCAATCCTTTTTTTGAAATTCTAATTAAAATTTTCTATTTTTTTTCTATTTTTTGCAAATTTAACTAAAACCTCTTTTTGGTAAAATTGCGATAGTTATCAAATAATAGGGTGGTTGTTTAATGGATTTAGGTACGGTCATTGGACTGGTTCTGATATATGTGCTTTTGGCTATATCAATGATGCTAGGGGTTGGTATTGGTCCCTATGTAAATATTCCGTCTGTTCTTATTGTTGTTGGTGGTTCGATAGGTGCAATTATGGTCGGTTTTAAAATGGAGCAAGTAACGAGCATGTTCGGTTTCTTCATGATTGCTATAAAACCACCAGTAATTGATATGGATGGACTTATTAAAAAACTGATTGACTTTGCAGTTGTTGCGAGGAAAGAGGGGATTTTAAGCTTAGAAGCTCCACTAAAAAATGAGGAAAATAAATTCTTGCAAATGGGATTAATGATGGCGATTGATGGTCAAGAACCTGATGTTATTCGAGATTTGCTAGAAATTGAAATTGAGCAAACAAGCACAAGACACAAAGGAAATATTTCAATGTTCGACCAACTTGCAGCACTTGCTGGAGCGATGGGAATGGTTGGAACACTGATTGGACTTGTTGCCATGCTACTTAACATGTCTGATCCAAGTGCGATTGGACCTGCAATGGCGGTTGCTCTCTTAACAACTCTTTACGGTTCGGTTATCGGGAATACATTTGGAACACCAATTGCAAATATTCTTTCGGTGCGAAATGACGAAGAGACTCTACAAAACCAGATGTTACTTGAAGGAATCATAAGTATTCAATCAGGTGATAACCCAAGAAACATGGAAGCAAAACTTCTCGGTTTCGTTCCTCCAAGTAAAAGAAAGAGCCAATTCGACTCATAGTCAGATTGAGAATTCTCCGATATTGTTTAAAACAAGATCGGGCTTTTCGACCTCATCGAGGGGTTGTAACTCTTCGAGAGATTTAAATTTTCCACTAAGAACAAAAACAGTTTTCATTCCTAACTCATTAGCTCCACGAAGATCTCCTTTTAAATCATCAGAAATCATAGTAATTTTTGAAAAGTCATTTTCTCCTATAATTTGTAGAGCTTTTTTATAAAAACTCTTGCTAGGTTTTCCAACAACTCTGTATTCACTATTTGTAGCGAATTTCAACATTTCCAAAATTGCACCAACTCCAGGGTAGCGACGACCACCTTTTGAGTAAATAGAAGTTCCATGCATTCCAATAAGTTTTGGCTTTTTGCTCAGCAAAACCTCTATTATCTTAGAGTATTCAAAAGCTGTGTAATCCTCTTTCACTCCAATCACAACAGCTTCTGGATTTCGCGATGAGGTGCAAATTCCCCGCTTTTTTAAAATTTCCACAAATTTAGGATGTCCAAAAACACATGCCTTATTTGAAATCACTTCATCCAAAACCATGAGCGGATCAAGATACTTCTCTTTTGGAATTTTCAATCCAACCGAATTTAAATATTCCAAAAAATTATCGCTCTCCTGTTTTGTATTGTTTGTAACCACCACATATGGAATAGATTCCCTGTTTAACTTTTCTATCAACTCAATAGAACCAGAAATTGGTTTTTTTTGCACATCATCAATTAGAGTTCCTTGAACATCAATAAAAAGCATATTTTTCCCTTATTGGACTTTCATTACTTCACTCTCTTTAGCTTTAAAAACCTCATCGACTTGAGCTACAAAAGTGTCCGTAAATTTTTGAATTTGGTCTTGTGCAGATTTAGACTCGTCTGCTGTTAAAACCTTATCTTTTTCAAGTTTCTTGATAGAGTTGTTTCC from Thiovulum sp. ES harbors:
- a CDS encoding putative helicase (PFAM: N-6 DNA Methylase), translating into MTIRQNDFTIGYIELKLPNDSLENKNHKKQFDKYKDSLENIIFTNLRNWQLFQWDGNSKSKKVKEIVFNLENPNLEKFKKFLNLFLSYRVKSSTSSVELAVNLAKRTKILSEIIESLLENENVQMTNLKENFRKSLLHEIGDKSFANLIAETFTYSLFIASIVHLQKGEKEKLSITTALDYIPKTIPILYDLYDLSKNLSRQFSNVKSSVELILKELNLADLGKIVASFEKSGDPILNFYEPFLQTYDPHTKKDRGVFYTPKAVVDFLVRETNTILKTELNLENGFLERNVKVLDPATGTGTFLSSLISLVQSEVDENFQMIGIEKDKFADEVHEHILKNFYGFEFMVAPYTVAHLKLWLQLKSHGLDLEENERFQIYLANTLDDPNREPLDKIFFEIAQESEKAKAIKNDKNIIAIIGNPPYSGTSQNPSKITNKTEKSYQFGKTKNLTWIGSQIENYKWNGDKKLDEKNPKWLQDDYVKFIRFAQYQIDSKEKGVISYIVPHGFLDNPTFRYMRKSLLDSFSKIFIVNLHGNSTKKETTPNGGKDENVFDIKQGVSLLFLVKTSSAKDTKIYYGDLWGLRKEKFQNLENGNLENICKTELFPKSDMFYFIPRDTTLETEYLEFWSLKDIFDVKNTGIISKRDKIVYQDSKEKLLNILNDFHKLDENIIRNKYNLTPDSRDWKVSFAKNAIAKFGIKEGFIIKGYYRPFDTKWTYYVEKSKGFMAYPTYDVMKHMLKENIALLVGRAGNVTGSDTWDIVFIADSIVDLNMFRRGGEVVFPLYKYSDDENSLFETKSPNFTNDFLEFRKKELSKWSDEEIFYYIYGLLFSPNYREKYREFLQTDFPRIDFSRNISKISKIGKELADLHLLKHKIFSTPKNWKLKKVGTDFELNLPKKAEIFLNGKIYFNSSTYLSGIADEVWNFHIGGYQVLYKWLADRNGKTLSTDDLLHYIKIVVSLQETVKLMKKL
- a CDS encoding putative transcriptional regulator, whose translation is MENKEENLVKKTCRELGITQKELAEKIGVNPKTISNWQTKKMEKYAEVLLSALINEDKYFKAMELFTLKT
- a CDS encoding prophage antirepressor (PFAM: BRO family, N-terminal domain); protein product: MNEIITKNFQDNNFRIFIIKNKEFFFAKDTSSLLGYTNPQKAIRDHCKKVISFKDVFNMNESFTLDLSRELGNNWKQTKLIPESDVWRLIIKSRLPEAEKIEEWIMEEVLPQIRKTGSYSLSSDTSQEISLKEKLELEFVGVKNTIEILRVNQASKIGMIEVVHKKYDLETSYLPKYSDEEHTYSAKALLEKFGVKISVQQFNKKMISAGFLETKTRKSSKYKTEKDENGKEVKIPILKEFKSLTEKGLEFGKNLISPKNQLETQPHYFESKFSELLEILKIG
- a CDS encoding Flagellar motor component A MotA (PFAM: MotA/TolQ/ExbB proton channel family), with the protein product MDLGTVIGLVLIYVLLAISMMLGVGIGPYVNIPSVLIVVGGSIGAIMVGFKMEQVTSMFGFFMIAIKPPVIDMDGLIKKLIDFAVVARKEGILSLEAPLKNEENKFLQMGLMMAIDGQEPDVIRDLLEIEIEQTSTRHKGNISMFDQLAALAGAMGMVGTLIGLVAMLLNMSDPSAIGPAMAVALLTTLYGSVIGNTFGTPIANILSVRNDEETLQNQMLLEGIISIQSGDNPRNMEAKLLGFVPPSKRKSQFDS
- a CDS encoding putative sugar phosphatase of HAD superfamily (TIGRFAM: Haloacid Dehalogenase Superfamily Class (subfamily) IIA), which translates into the protein MLFIDVQGTLIDDVQKKPISGSIELIEKLNRESIPYVVVTNNTKQESDNFLEYLNSVGLKIPKEKYLDPLMVLDEVISNKACVFGHPKFVEILKKRGICTSSRNPEAVVIGVKEDYTAFEYSKIIEVLLSKKPKLIGMHGTSIYSKGGRRYPGVGAILEMLKFATNSEYRVVGKPSKSFYKKALQIIGENDFSKITMISDDLKGDLRGANELGMKTVFVLSGKFKSLEELQPLDEVEKPDLVLNNIGEFSI